From Pyrenophora tritici-repentis strain M4 chromosome 1, whole genome shotgun sequence, the proteins below share one genomic window:
- a CDS encoding Atrophin-1 multi-domain protein codes for MAATDSKPALSTLKTPMSATYPSELRSPMITSATTPIFANIKREDSDLKTPITPPTAYLEFLKNLSPVLSSPMSTGTSCKFVFGDTRPTSVTSSASSASFTSTSAPADKESPATSRSSSCSRCDTSKEDQPPMSAPPTKVQTVTIPPPSPFRRPHSARTPRLYIPQSPYSPAAVRSPASAKSIQSPYSAVSSPKTWDAEKKTGRARRVSVREVVTRTVTYSRTPVDAKAPQFPQIDPAPRGKRRKVE; via the coding sequence ATGGCCGCTACCGATTCCAAGCCGGCCTTGTCTACGCTCAAGACACCCATGTCGGCCACCTATCCCTCCGAACTCAGGTCGCCCATGATCACCTCTGCAACCACGCCCATCTTTGCCAACATCAAGCGGGAAGACTCTGACCTCAAGACTCCAATCACCCCACCGACCGCCTACCTGGAGTTTCTCAAGAACCTGTCGCCTGTCCTCTCGAGCCCAATGTCCACCGGTACCAGCTGCAAGTTTGTCTTTGGGGATACTCGCCCCACCTCGGTCACTTCATCCGCCTCCAGCGCCTCCTTCACATCCACCTCGGCCCCTGCAGACAAGGAATCACCAGCAACGTCAAGATCAAGCAGCTGCAGTAGGTGCGACACTTCCAAAGAGGACCAGCCTCCCATGTCTGCACCTCCAACCAAAGTCCAAACCGTCACCATCCCTCCCCCATCACCCTTTAGGCGGCCACATTCAGCGCGTACACCCCGCCTTTACATACCCCAATCACCCTATTCGCCCGCCGCTGTACGGTCACCAGCGAGCGCAAAGTCCATTCAATCACCCTATTCCGCCGTCTCATCGCCCAAGACTTGGGATGCAGAAAAGAAGACTGGTCGAGCAAGGCGCGTCAGCGTGCGCGAAGTCGTTACAAGGACAGTGACATATAGTCGCACGCCCGTCGACGCCAAAGCGCCACAGTTTCCGCAGATTGACCCCGCACCCCGCGGTAAGAGGAGGAAGGTCGAGTAG
- a CDS encoding Ilm1 domain containing protein: MAIISANTMIRSIALFHITLAVVLLKNPALISKQGVIVLLGESMQLPTPRDFNKPSAATAFIAMLFAFLGLSDLTALSLHEDVFDQFWGLQAPVRLLFLFGLTAYTYIFKEGGMFAPRGMDFRMSAGAHLNNSFVFTFGFMEVSAWFWVFATLREERTEKAKKMAEKLAKEKDVL; encoded by the exons ATGGCGATAATATCGGCAAACACAATGATTCGCAGCATAGCCTTGTTCCACATCACACTAGCCGTGGTCCTGCTCAAGAATCCCGCCTTGATATCAAAGCAAGGCGTCATTGTGCTACTGGGAGAGTCAATGCAACTC CCAACTCCCCGCGATTTTAACAAACCCTCTGCAGCCACAGCCTTCATAGCCATGCTCTTCGCCTTCCTCGGTCTCAGCGACCTTACCGCCCTCTCCCTTCATGAAGACGTCTTCGACCAGTTCTGGGGCCTCCAGGCGCCCGTACGtcttctcttcctctttgGCCTCACAGCATACACGTATATATTCAAAGAAGGCGGCATGTTTGCGCCCAGGGGCATGGACTTCAGGATGAGTGCCGGCGCCCATCTGAACAATAGCTTTGTCTTCACTTTTGGCTTCATGGAGGTTTCGGCTTGGTTTTGGGTGTTTGCTACGTTGAGGGAAGAGAGGACAgagaaggcgaagaagatgGCCGAGAAGTTGGCCAAGGAGAAGGACGTGCTATAG
- a CDS encoding Zn-dependent dipeptidase, microsomal dipeptidase protein has translation MIFIRSTYQNHIYNASGSDFADKWENGGLAQHVDVPRLEKGKQGGAFWSAFWPCPTSGNGTDFSDARYYDIVQSTISQLDLFGRLGQQYPKYFTSSKTSAEAAHTFENGGFIAPVIIEGLHQIGNSISNLRLYHQLGVRYATLTWNCHNKYADAALQTEAAGSGSGIAKPYWHGLSPAGRELVKEMNRLGMLVDLAHVSQDTMRDVLVGKGETGWNGSLAPPIFSHSSAYAICPHPRNVPDDILQLVKQRNSIVMVNFNPEFVSCKPANTTNSLPDFVPETNTLAQVVRHIRHIGELIGYDHVGIGTDYDGIESTPVGLEDVSKFPDLFAELLRQGISDEDAAKIAGRNILRVWAEADKVASELQKTTLPLEDDVKNNWVKRREL, from the exons ATGATATTCATCCGAAGCACCTACCAGAACCACATCTACAACGCTTCTGGTAGTGACTTTGCGGACAAATGGGAAAATGGGGGTCTTGCACAGCATGTTGATGTCCCACGTCTGGAAAAGGGCAAGCAGGGCGGTGCGTTCTGGAGCGCTTTCTGGCCGTGTCCAACAAGCGGAAATGGTACCGACTTCTCAGATGCGAGGTACTACGACA TCGTCCAATCCACAATCAGCCAGCTCGACCTTTTCGGTCGTCTAGGTCAGCAATACCCCAAGTATTTCACGTCCTCGAAGACCAGCGCAGAAGCCGCTCACACATTTGAGAACGGGGGTTTCATTGCCCCCGTGATCATCGAAGGTCTGCACCAAATCGGCAACTCGATTTCAAACTTACGTCTCTACCACCAACTTGGAGTCCGCTACGCGACGTTGACATGGAACTGCCACAACAAATACGCCGACGCCGCTTTGCAGACTGAAGCAGCAGGTTCCGGTTCAGGCATTGCAAAGCCCTACTGGCATGGTCTGAGCCCAGCAGGCCGCGAGCTAGTCAAGGAGATGAATCGTTTGGGCATGCTAGTCGACCTCGCACATGTTAGCCAAGACACGATGCGTGACGTGCTTGTAGGAAAAGGCGAAACAGGCTGGAACGGTAGTCTAGCACCACCCATTTTCAGCCACAGCTCAGCCTATGCAATCTGCCCACATCCGCGTAACGTGCCAGACGACATTCTGCAGCTCGTTAAACAACGCAACTCCATCGTTATGGTCAATTTCAACCCAGAGTTTGTTTCGTGCAAGCCTGCGAATACTACAAACAGCCTACCGGACTTTGTTCCAGAGACAAATACATTGGCACAGGTTGTCCGTCACATCAGGCATATCGGAGAGCTGATTGGATACGACCATGTTGGCATCGGTACGGATTACGATGGCATTGAATCGACGCCTGTGGGTCTGGAGGATGTTTCAAAGTTTCCCGATCTTTTCGCCGAGCTATTGAGACAGGGAATCAGCGATGAGGATGCAGCCAAGATCGCAGGACGAAACATACTCAGAGTATGGGCTGAGGCTGATAAGGTGGCTAGTGAGTTGCAAAAGACCACGTTGCCGTTGGAAGACGACGTGAAGAATAATTGGGTGAAGCGTCGGGAACTGTGA